One segment of Rhodopirellula baltica SH 1 DNA contains the following:
- a CDS encoding flagellar biosynthetic protein FliR: protein MQAFVDWIFNHLVLGTLVLTRLGMLLMAMPAIGVGVPKRIRALLALVLTAILMPTLAAQCDHPSMPTIDNLPELAVAIGREALIGMLIGATTQMVITGLQLAGEAITSTGGMQLGDSIDPTTSSSMPALARMVGMLVTTVMLITGAHRVVLRLLVESFQHIPPGNVQFTDSMMDAVIVVMGNSMASGVRVAGPVIAALLLANLVTGLISRTLPQINVLAIGLSINALAMLVVTALTIGSVAWLFQEDLTANVERLSSIWTTPDV from the coding sequence ATGCAAGCCTTCGTCGATTGGATCTTCAATCACTTGGTGCTCGGCACGCTCGTGCTGACTCGTCTGGGCATGTTGCTGATGGCCATGCCGGCGATCGGTGTGGGAGTCCCCAAACGCATCCGGGCTTTGTTGGCACTGGTTTTGACGGCGATCTTGATGCCAACCTTGGCCGCGCAGTGCGATCATCCATCGATGCCGACGATCGACAATCTGCCTGAATTAGCGGTCGCGATCGGGCGTGAAGCGTTGATTGGTATGTTGATCGGTGCGACGACTCAGATGGTCATCACCGGTTTGCAATTGGCCGGTGAAGCAATCACCAGCACCGGCGGGATGCAACTGGGCGATTCGATTGATCCGACCACGTCCAGCAGCATGCCCGCGCTGGCTCGGATGGTCGGCATGTTGGTCACGACGGTGATGTTGATCACGGGAGCCCACAGGGTGGTGCTGCGTTTGTTGGTCGAAAGTTTTCAGCACATTCCGCCTGGCAACGTTCAGTTCACGGATTCGATGATGGACGCCGTCATCGTGGTGATGGGCAATTCCATGGCCAGCGGCGTGCGTGTCGCGGGCCCGGTGATTGCCGCGTTGTTGCTGGCAAATTTGGTGACGGGTTTGATCAGTCGCACGTTGCCTCAAATCAATGTGTTGGCAATCGGATTGTCGATCAACGCGTTGGCAATGTTGGTGGTCACCGCGTTGACGATCGGTTCCGTTGCGTGGTTGTTTCAAGAAGACTTGACGGCGAACGTCGAGCGATTGTCCTCGATTTGGACAACGCCTGATGTCTGA
- a CDS encoding EscU/YscU/HrcU family type III secretion system export apparatus switch protein, whose product MSDSGGDKKHSASERKRRQAREKGQIAKSQDLTSATLLLAAIGALYAIGGNMAAYLSGGIEQALGETKLAPMTNQDATQYMLQISQRLAMAAVPMMILMFIGGVLINVFQSGLLLSTDKLMPKLSNISPMSGAKRILSLQGVMRLVFGMFKVGIIGGIAYLALRAHHGDVISMASLSVPQLAKSMFDTLFGVSLWIGVGLFVLALLEYVYQWWKTEQDLMMTDQEVRDEMKDTEADPQVAARRRQVARQLAMGQLGSEVPKADVVASNPTELAIAIKYDPLTMPAPIVVAKGAGMIAQRIRRLALENGIPVVERKELAQALYKLVDVGQEVPAEQYQAVAEILRYVYQMQGKKVPQATAA is encoded by the coding sequence ATGTCTGATTCCGGTGGAGATAAGAAACACTCAGCGTCAGAACGCAAACGCAGGCAGGCTCGCGAAAAAGGCCAGATCGCGAAAAGCCAGGACCTGACATCTGCGACTCTGCTGCTGGCCGCGATCGGAGCTCTTTACGCCATCGGTGGAAACATGGCGGCCTATTTGTCAGGAGGCATTGAACAGGCCCTCGGCGAAACGAAGCTGGCACCGATGACCAATCAAGATGCCACGCAGTACATGTTGCAAATCTCGCAACGATTGGCGATGGCAGCCGTGCCGATGATGATCCTGATGTTCATCGGTGGCGTGTTGATCAATGTGTTTCAGTCTGGATTGTTGCTTTCGACCGACAAGTTGATGCCAAAGTTGAGCAACATCAGCCCAATGTCTGGGGCCAAGCGAATTCTGTCGCTTCAAGGCGTGATGCGATTGGTGTTCGGAATGTTCAAAGTCGGCATCATCGGCGGGATCGCGTACTTAGCACTTCGGGCTCACCACGGTGATGTGATCTCGATGGCTTCGTTGTCGGTGCCACAATTGGCCAAGTCGATGTTTGACACCTTGTTTGGTGTGTCGTTGTGGATCGGCGTCGGTTTGTTTGTGTTGGCACTGCTCGAATACGTGTATCAGTGGTGGAAAACGGAACAAGACTTGATGATGACGGACCAGGAAGTTCGTGACGAAATGAAAGACACCGAGGCCGACCCGCAGGTGGCGGCTCGTCGGCGTCAGGTCGCACGCCAATTGGCGATGGGACAACTCGGATCCGAAGTTCCCAAAGCCGATGTGGTGGCCAGCAACCCGACCGAACTTGCGATTGCGATCAAGTACGATCCGTTGACGATGCCGGCTCCGATCGTGGTGGCAAAAGGCGCGGGCATGATCGCCCAGCGCATTCGACGCTTGGCACTGGAAAATGGCATTCCTGTGGTGGAGCGAAAAGAGCTGGCCCAGGCGTTGTACAAATTGGTCGACGTGGGACAAGAAGTCCCGGCGGAGCAGTACCAAGCGGTGGCGGAAATCTTGCGTTACGTCTATCAAATGCAAGGTAAGAAAGTTCCGCAAGCAACCGCAGCCTGA
- a CDS encoding DUF2461 domain-containing protein — MTSPIQPEFFHFLEDLSDNNNREWFAENKPRYESDVRQPALELIRQLAVPLKRSAPMLRVIDKTQGGSLMRIYRDTRFSKDKTPYKTNVGISMRHDACFTGTLSEDIYTPGGYVHLSPEECFVGMGVWRPQRESLAAIRAAIAEEPKVWLRARNAKSFRTSYGMGGEQLKTSPRDYDRDHPMIEDLRRIDFVGIAELDRKEVIANDAVARITQLIRDARPLMRFLCDAVDVPY; from the coding sequence ATGACTTCTCCGATCCAACCTGAATTCTTTCACTTCCTCGAAGACCTCTCGGACAACAACAATCGAGAGTGGTTCGCGGAGAACAAACCTCGCTATGAGTCCGACGTTCGGCAGCCGGCATTGGAGCTAATTCGACAGCTCGCCGTGCCACTGAAACGATCCGCGCCGATGCTTCGCGTGATCGACAAGACGCAAGGTGGTTCGCTGATGCGGATCTACCGGGACACGCGGTTCAGCAAAGACAAAACGCCCTACAAGACGAACGTGGGCATTTCGATGCGGCACGATGCGTGCTTCACCGGCACGTTGTCAGAAGACATCTACACGCCGGGTGGATATGTGCATTTGTCCCCGGAGGAGTGTTTTGTGGGGATGGGCGTTTGGCGACCGCAACGGGAGTCGCTCGCAGCAATTCGAGCGGCCATCGCGGAAGAACCCAAGGTTTGGCTGCGGGCTCGCAATGCCAAGTCATTTCGCACGTCCTATGGGATGGGCGGCGAGCAGTTGAAGACGTCCCCGCGAGACTATGATCGTGATCATCCGATGATCGAAGACCTGCGCCGGATCGACTTTGTCGGAATCGCGGAATTGGATCGGAAAGAGGTGATCGCCAATGACGCGGTGGCTCGTATCACTCAACTGATTCGCGATGCACGTCCGTTGATGCGGTTCTTATGTGATGCCGTCGACGTGCCTTACTGA
- a CDS encoding PLP-dependent aminotransferase family protein, protein MALPPWTVDLLRRGVADLARQATDPETAQNLKDQASKLVEELPRVAREKVDTILKQAEASAAPFRDAWAGTSAFQGPQSLINGSGKLSHERGSGVAVDASVLAAAAPYLMGDCSLSQGHRNTQPVERFLTEPCGTEVQVLVVNSFDAGLSLIGQCGRRAGRILVPRCCAVPLRSGSSACLADELQRWTGGSVREVGTSDGIKESDLADALGGCPSRSFGGQRTTTLVRLPKECCTLDAEARRKHGVSEIVVTPSARLLGASSEGCCSAAGLIRAGADAVLIGGGVLTGTPGMGILIGRTEWMKVWNEDPRISMLQAPDAIVAMLNAAALLACDNNLPVDRLIAASESNLQDRAERLATQLSGIDGVTSAVVTQDSATMPLKSGTLPSRQVLVRVNTSSPAVVVERLTKGDTCLLAEPSDDGVAIDLRWVTPDQQARISQLFAIAIR, encoded by the coding sequence ATGGCACTGCCTCCCTGGACGGTGGATTTGTTGCGACGCGGCGTGGCCGATTTGGCTCGGCAAGCGACAGACCCGGAGACCGCACAAAATCTTAAAGACCAAGCAAGCAAGTTAGTCGAGGAACTTCCTCGTGTAGCTCGCGAAAAGGTCGATACGATTCTAAAGCAGGCCGAAGCGAGTGCCGCACCCTTTCGCGATGCGTGGGCGGGAACGTCAGCCTTCCAAGGCCCGCAATCTTTGATCAATGGGTCCGGCAAACTGTCGCACGAACGTGGCAGTGGCGTTGCCGTTGATGCATCCGTGTTGGCCGCCGCGGCACCGTACTTGATGGGCGACTGCAGTCTGTCTCAAGGTCACCGCAATACTCAGCCAGTCGAACGCTTCCTGACGGAACCTTGTGGCACCGAGGTTCAGGTGTTGGTTGTCAATTCGTTTGATGCGGGATTGAGCTTGATCGGCCAGTGCGGTCGACGTGCCGGACGCATTTTGGTGCCACGATGTTGTGCGGTGCCTCTGCGAAGTGGAAGCTCAGCCTGCTTGGCGGATGAACTGCAACGATGGACCGGAGGTTCGGTTCGTGAAGTCGGCACGTCCGATGGAATCAAAGAATCGGACCTGGCCGATGCTCTGGGTGGTTGTCCCAGTCGATCGTTTGGTGGTCAGCGAACGACAACGTTGGTGCGTTTGCCGAAGGAGTGCTGCACGCTCGATGCGGAGGCTCGTCGCAAGCACGGCGTTTCTGAAATCGTTGTGACGCCATCGGCTCGATTGCTCGGAGCTTCTTCCGAAGGTTGCTGCAGTGCGGCAGGATTGATTCGTGCGGGAGCCGATGCGGTTTTGATTGGCGGCGGCGTTTTGACGGGAACTCCCGGCATGGGAATTCTCATCGGACGCACCGAATGGATGAAAGTGTGGAACGAAGACCCACGAATTTCCATGTTGCAGGCTCCCGATGCGATCGTCGCAATGCTGAACGCGGCGGCGCTGCTCGCTTGTGATAACAATCTGCCTGTGGATCGGTTGATTGCGGCTAGTGAAAGCAATTTGCAGGACCGAGCCGAACGTTTGGCGACTCAGTTGTCGGGCATTGATGGCGTGACGTCAGCCGTCGTGACACAGGACTCTGCCACGATGCCTCTCAAGTCAGGCACGCTTCCGTCGCGACAAGTTTTGGTGCGAGTCAACACGTCCAGCCCCGCGGTGGTCGTCGAGCGTTTGACGAAGGGCGACACGTGTCTCTTGGCCGAACCGTCGGATGATGGCGTCGCGATTGACTTGCGATGGGTCACGCCGGATCAACAGGCCAGGATCTCGCAATTGTTCGCGATCGCGATTCGCTGA
- a CDS encoding NRAMP family divalent metal transporter gives MTQPVAVNESGWKRYRRIGPAIVVAAVVLGPGSIVSASRVACGEGFDLLWIVPLAGILMIGMTAAAMTIGVCKENTLCGLVADRFGRWAAWVVGLSLLIAITLFQASNNNAMWMAVSGFIGHETVNKWSTLGRASGLLLFNGAIIALVWLGRRDLYRWIERAMAFLVGAMVLSFGASMFASSPDWVDVIGGLIPSLPAPEVDATLASESETIASSDNASIAWLSMAALVATTFSVAGAFYQSYQVKEKGWKRENLSTGLVDVFVGISSLALITGMIYVTAATALHGNIAPEDLTDASVVALSLEPLFGSWARIVFSIGIFAGAASSFLVNALIGGVVFCDAIGTDCRVSSRPVQRATIAALLAGWAVASLAALTEVDLVSFIVIAQSLTVLCFPLLAAVIVWQLHTLERKDVAWPIRVLAWIGLAVVIALSLKTLSGLI, from the coding sequence GTGACACAGCCGGTAGCAGTAAACGAGAGTGGTTGGAAACGATACCGTCGAATTGGCCCCGCCATCGTCGTCGCGGCCGTCGTTCTTGGGCCCGGCAGCATCGTCAGCGCCAGCCGCGTTGCCTGCGGAGAAGGCTTTGATTTGCTTTGGATTGTGCCGCTCGCGGGAATCCTGATGATCGGAATGACCGCCGCTGCGATGACAATTGGCGTCTGCAAAGAAAATACTTTGTGCGGTCTGGTTGCCGATCGTTTTGGACGCTGGGCCGCCTGGGTCGTCGGATTGTCGCTCTTGATCGCGATCACGTTGTTCCAAGCATCCAACAACAACGCGATGTGGATGGCAGTCAGCGGATTCATTGGCCACGAAACCGTGAACAAATGGTCAACGCTTGGACGTGCATCGGGATTGTTGCTTTTCAATGGAGCCATCATCGCACTCGTGTGGCTCGGCCGGCGTGATCTTTATCGCTGGATCGAACGTGCGATGGCGTTCCTCGTCGGTGCCATGGTTTTGTCGTTTGGTGCCAGTATGTTTGCGTCGTCGCCTGATTGGGTCGATGTGATCGGCGGCTTGATCCCCAGCCTTCCGGCACCGGAAGTGGACGCAACACTGGCCAGCGAATCGGAAACCATCGCGAGTTCCGACAATGCATCAATCGCGTGGCTGAGCATGGCGGCATTGGTCGCGACAACGTTCTCGGTCGCGGGAGCGTTCTACCAGTCTTATCAAGTCAAAGAGAAAGGCTGGAAACGCGAAAATCTGTCGACCGGGCTGGTGGATGTTTTTGTCGGAATCTCATCGCTGGCGCTGATCACCGGAATGATTTATGTCACCGCGGCAACCGCATTGCACGGCAACATCGCTCCTGAAGATTTAACCGATGCATCAGTCGTTGCCCTTTCGCTCGAACCTTTGTTTGGATCATGGGCTCGAATCGTTTTTTCAATCGGTATTTTTGCCGGAGCGGCCAGCTCATTTCTGGTCAACGCATTGATTGGCGGCGTCGTTTTCTGCGACGCGATTGGAACGGACTGTCGTGTCTCCTCTCGCCCGGTTCAACGAGCCACCATTGCCGCATTGCTCGCCGGATGGGCGGTCGCCAGCCTCGCCGCATTGACCGAAGTTGATTTGGTCAGCTTCATCGTCATCGCACAATCGTTGACTGTGCTTTGCTTTCCACTGCTCGCCGCCGTGATCGTTTGGCAGTTGCACACGTTGGAACGTAAAGACGTCGCTTGGCCAATTCGAGTGCTGGCATGGATCGGATTGGCGGTGGTAATCGCGCTTTCACTGAAAACACTCAGCGGGTTGATCTGA
- a CDS encoding glucosamine-6-phosphate deaminase — MLNKILAADRFEMGLWVGRNAADSIRMALSEFGHANIVVATGASQFEVLASLAEQPGIDWSKVTGFHLDEYVGVSPDHPASFCKYLRERFVEKVSPGAFHYLRGDEDPVETMKRVGDLLRQTRIDVSLVGIGENAHLAFNDPPADLTTTEPYLLVDLDQRCREQQVGEGWFSSLEEVPTQAISMSVQQILKSRQIFCSVPDAQKAEAVAKTLAVVNDPMVPASALHLHPNATLIIDIASSAELDRDVRNSMEPGS, encoded by the coding sequence ATGTTGAACAAGATCCTAGCCGCTGACCGCTTCGAAATGGGGCTCTGGGTGGGCCGAAATGCTGCCGACTCGATCCGAATGGCTCTGAGTGAGTTCGGTCATGCCAATATCGTCGTCGCAACGGGTGCTTCCCAGTTCGAAGTTTTAGCCTCTTTGGCCGAGCAACCTGGCATCGATTGGTCGAAGGTGACCGGTTTTCATCTGGATGAATACGTTGGTGTATCGCCGGATCATCCCGCATCGTTTTGCAAATACCTCCGCGAACGCTTTGTCGAAAAAGTTTCGCCCGGAGCGTTTCACTACCTTCGCGGCGATGAAGATCCTGTGGAAACGATGAAACGAGTCGGCGACTTGTTGCGGCAAACTCGGATCGACGTGTCCTTGGTGGGAATCGGTGAGAACGCACACCTCGCGTTCAACGACCCACCGGCCGACTTGACCACGACCGAACCGTATCTGTTGGTGGATTTGGATCAACGTTGTCGAGAGCAACAAGTTGGCGAAGGATGGTTCTCATCGCTCGAGGAAGTGCCGACGCAAGCGATCAGCATGTCGGTTCAGCAAATCCTGAAATCGCGTCAGATCTTTTGTTCGGTCCCGGATGCTCAGAAAGCGGAAGCGGTCGCGAAAACCTTGGCCGTCGTTAACGATCCGATGGTGCCAGCATCGGCTCTTCATCTGCATCCCAACGCGACGCTGATCATCGATATCGCGTCGTCGGCCGAATTGGATCGCGACGTTCGGAATTCAATGGAGCCTGGCAGTTGA
- a CDS encoding N-acetylglucosamine-6-phosphate deacetylase, with protein MNHVDLQVNGYAGVDFNGNELSTEQAKHACDVMRSHEVDRCLATVITDSMNAMCARISRIVDAIEADDEVATTIAGIHVEGPFLSPLDGYAGAHPKSEIRAATIDDAERLLDAGRGHVRLVTLAPEQDPNGITTRWLHDREIIVAAGHTNASLDELDVAIDSGLSMFTHLGNACPSSIPRHDNIVQRVLSRASRLSISFIADGFHIPMMALGNYLQCVPDKNIVIVSDAISAAGLGPGTYALAGQNVHVDDDGAAWAECRTHFAGCATSVQTMAEKLRQELKIDEARIRAWTQTNPARLLEGK; from the coding sequence TTGAACCACGTCGATCTGCAAGTCAACGGCTATGCCGGCGTGGACTTCAACGGGAACGAACTTTCGACTGAGCAAGCCAAGCACGCCTGTGACGTGATGCGTTCACACGAGGTCGACCGGTGTTTGGCGACGGTGATCACGGATTCGATGAATGCCATGTGCGCTCGCATCAGCCGAATTGTTGATGCCATCGAAGCGGACGATGAAGTCGCGACGACTATCGCGGGAATTCATGTCGAAGGACCGTTTTTGTCGCCGTTGGATGGTTACGCGGGGGCTCATCCAAAGTCAGAGATTCGTGCGGCGACGATCGACGACGCGGAACGTTTGCTGGACGCTGGACGTGGTCACGTTCGTTTGGTCACGCTTGCACCGGAGCAAGACCCCAACGGTATCACGACGCGTTGGTTGCACGACCGCGAAATCATCGTCGCGGCGGGGCATACCAATGCGAGTTTGGATGAACTGGACGTCGCGATTGATTCGGGGCTGTCGATGTTCACACATTTGGGCAACGCGTGTCCATCATCGATTCCTCGTCACGACAACATAGTGCAGCGAGTGCTGTCTCGTGCGTCGCGATTGTCGATTAGTTTTATCGCCGATGGTTTTCACATTCCGATGATGGCCCTGGGCAATTATTTGCAGTGTGTGCCTGACAAGAACATCGTCATTGTCAGCGACGCGATCAGTGCGGCCGGTTTAGGACCGGGCACGTATGCGTTGGCGGGCCAGAACGTTCATGTTGATGACGACGGTGCGGCGTGGGCGGAGTGTCGAACGCACTTTGCCGGGTGTGCAACTTCCGTTCAAACGATGGCTGAAAAACTGCGTCAAGAATTGAAAATTGACGAAGCTCGCATCCGAGCATGGACGCAAACCAACCCAGCGAGATTGCTGGAAGGCAAGTAG
- a CDS encoding GGDEF domain-containing protein — translation MNPSLIAAGFFFAAVLIAIGYILGRRRGKVAKAIPLGPIIQEDERQRMLGLLEGLSRWTNEYSGNVSNYQSELGELSDAMRISLQQSRSGATRNGRANDNQQASDARMVTLINQIMSTNTELQTRLEAAEQQLEEQTEQIQSYLTEARTDGLTGLFNRRAFDKKLDELFSAYRAGGKSFTLILMDIDHFKMINDTHGHPIGDIVLQQISQRLGHGMQDAEIVSRFGGEEFAILTHLPIRAAADKINKLRDRIANDPVDAGSAELQVTLSVGLSTPHEDLVIGPIVRRADEALYSAKNMGRNRVYFNDGNGAQLINAPEVIRS, via the coding sequence GTGAACCCGTCATTGATCGCCGCCGGTTTCTTTTTCGCCGCGGTCTTGATTGCAATCGGTTACATCCTCGGACGTCGACGCGGCAAAGTCGCGAAGGCGATCCCACTAGGACCGATCATTCAAGAGGACGAGCGTCAACGCATGTTGGGCTTGCTCGAAGGTCTGTCACGTTGGACCAACGAGTACTCCGGCAACGTTTCGAACTATCAAAGCGAACTGGGCGAACTCAGCGACGCGATGAGGATCAGTTTGCAACAATCGCGTTCCGGCGCCACCCGCAACGGCAGGGCCAACGACAACCAACAAGCCAGCGACGCAAGGATGGTGACGTTGATCAATCAGATCATGTCAACGAACACCGAGTTGCAAACACGTTTGGAAGCCGCTGAGCAGCAACTCGAAGAACAAACCGAACAAATCCAGTCCTACCTCACGGAAGCTCGCACGGACGGTCTGACGGGTCTCTTCAATCGACGAGCCTTCGACAAAAAACTCGACGAGTTGTTTTCCGCCTACCGCGCCGGTGGCAAGTCGTTCACGCTCATCTTGATGGACATCGATCACTTCAAGATGATCAACGATACACATGGTCACCCGATCGGCGACATCGTTCTGCAACAGATTTCGCAACGACTCGGTCATGGGATGCAAGACGCCGAGATCGTTTCGCGATTCGGCGGCGAAGAATTCGCGATCTTGACGCATCTTCCAATTCGCGCCGCGGCCGACAAAATCAACAAACTGCGAGACCGCATTGCGAACGATCCGGTCGATGCGGGTTCCGCCGAATTGCAAGTCACACTGAGCGTTGGACTGAGCACGCCCCACGAAGATTTGGTCATCGGTCCGATCGTGCGTCGTGCCGACGAGGCCCTTTACTCGGCCAAGAACATGGGACGAAACCGGGTCTATTTCAACGACGGCAACGGTGCCCAATTGATCAACGCTCCCGAAGTCATTCGCTCATAA
- the glgC gene encoding glucose-1-phosphate adenylyltransferase, which yields MQPEHVAGANMPNAVGNHDPMMRQTVTVILAGGRGSRLEPLTRDRAKPAVPIGGAYRIIDFVLSNCLNSDMRRLLLLTQYKAQSLDRHINVAWRNYFCRELGEFIDVVPPQQRIDDNWYQGTADAVYQNIYAIEREAPEYVVILAGDHLYKMNYESMVNFHHRKGADVTVGALRVSREEARQFGVMQVDTDNRLVEFQEKPENPRPTLDDPDVCLASMGIYVFNTRFLFERLCDDATQPDSDHDFGKNIIPGAIEDSQVFAFPFTDENRKRDAYWRDVGTLEAYYEANMDLVGVDPQLNLYDRQWPIRSFQPQLPPPKFVFGSEGRSSRRGEALDSIVCQGAIISGGCVRRSVIGTGCRINSYAQVEDSILFDDVNVGRHSRIRRAIIDKGVQIPPETEIGYDLALDRARGLTVTDSGLVVIARGEMIASPVSTNGSHDPTSSLTS from the coding sequence ATGCAGCCTGAACATGTTGCGGGTGCCAACATGCCCAACGCGGTAGGAAACCACGATCCAATGATGCGACAAACAGTAACGGTGATTCTGGCCGGAGGTCGTGGTTCACGACTCGAACCACTCACACGGGATCGCGCGAAGCCAGCGGTCCCCATTGGTGGTGCCTACCGCATCATCGACTTCGTGCTGAGTAATTGCTTGAACAGCGATATGCGGCGATTGTTGCTGCTGACGCAGTACAAAGCTCAATCGCTGGACCGGCACATCAATGTGGCGTGGCGGAACTACTTCTGCCGCGAATTGGGCGAATTCATCGACGTTGTGCCGCCGCAACAACGCATCGATGACAATTGGTACCAAGGCACCGCCGACGCGGTTTACCAAAACATTTACGCAATCGAACGTGAAGCTCCCGAGTACGTGGTGATTTTGGCAGGTGACCACCTGTACAAGATGAACTACGAATCGATGGTCAATTTCCATCATCGCAAAGGTGCTGATGTCACAGTGGGCGCTTTGCGTGTCAGCCGTGAAGAAGCGAGACAGTTCGGCGTGATGCAGGTCGACACCGACAATCGGTTGGTGGAATTCCAGGAAAAACCAGAAAACCCGCGTCCAACGCTCGACGATCCCGACGTCTGTTTGGCATCGATGGGCATCTACGTCTTCAACACCCGATTCTTGTTCGAGCGTTTGTGTGACGACGCGACTCAACCGGACAGCGATCACGACTTTGGGAAAAACATCATCCCCGGTGCGATCGAAGACAGCCAAGTTTTCGCGTTCCCCTTCACCGATGAAAATCGCAAACGAGATGCGTATTGGCGTGACGTCGGTACGCTGGAAGCCTACTACGAAGCCAACATGGACTTGGTCGGCGTTGATCCACAGTTGAACCTTTACGACCGACAGTGGCCGATTCGCTCCTTCCAACCACAACTGCCACCGCCAAAGTTTGTCTTTGGAAGCGAAGGTCGATCGTCACGCCGAGGCGAAGCACTCGATTCGATCGTCTGCCAAGGTGCAATCATCAGCGGCGGCTGCGTCCGACGAAGCGTCATCGGCACCGGCTGCCGCATCAACAGCTACGCTCAAGTTGAAGACAGCATTCTTTTTGATGATGTCAACGTTGGACGACACAGTCGCATTCGACGTGCAATCATTGACAAAGGAGTTCAAATCCCACCAGAAACGGAAATTGGATATGATCTGGCACTGGATCGTGCTCGTGGGCTAACAGTGACCGATAGTGGACTCGTTGTGATTGCGCGCGGCGAGATGATCGCTTCGCCGGTGTCCACCAATGGATCGCACGATCCAACATCTAGCCTGACTTCCTAA